The genomic interval CGGTCTAAATCAGCTTAGCTGCCCGCAGGCCAAAGTACAGCACAATGGCCGTGCCCACCATGACCGACAGAAACAGCACGTAGGCTACTACACCACCCATA from Leptolyngbya sp. KIOST-1 carries:
- a CDS encoding cytochrome b6-f complex subunit PetL, with product MGGVVAYVLFLSVMVGTAIVLYFGLRAAKLI